From Plasmodium brasilianum strain Bolivian I chromosome 7, whole genome shotgun sequence, the proteins below share one genomic window:
- a CDS encoding hypothetical protein (conserved Plasmodium protein): protein MKKFNKEIRLIYRTLDDKFFVINKPVNWTLTRKKKSKKAQLQSEVQSEVQSEVQSEVQSEVQSEVQSEVHSEVYPKAQFQQIKPTKRDQFLGKNGYINIHVLNALKNLSKAEKNAFLFTNNPLYLYNDIKFNLNENFRSKGEPYNTLLEKYYIDSVLQYGINSDIYYFPYKLPIYMSGLVICCRDYYIYKKFIEMINENKLIRKYRCLINDPFVFVKNKQISFFPEVIHNCAGNRSLHKGEYAQNTVDDVKRNKEENVNRKKELLLDISSLEAQKEASGIFPFYNFFDDNTYSTCYYDHLIDHKIEKLKNKMNPQMMQQGKKEKYNSGQMFRRSKQFSNNHSNNNDCHYISAFLKKGPPIKSLNCFFTSLLKNDSISSPAGGVNSDNGNYDKDSYDKDSYDKDRNDKDRYGYGAYDNSNYDNGNCVNRGYDKIRGIYLSSVPGVQLPERGKIPHNTKECNDSCLSADIRKNKSNILNNINDLNFPNLYMSKDGRINFPLSLFFNEGNFFTFDKEMTEDSIPISLIYKMENYKTYIEKRKDLLLKKGDDLSLYLQKFADIYLIDFVLLDNPRPDLIRHLFSELKTPIINDNIFDRTTFKRDIINEHILRVERMAKGKDNCSSLYTSLSPLTTSLSIFDDRYAECTNEKSTNKWAINGDNKYKEHILSTCESPMDAFTIPNEDLSYLVNSTANSTANSTAKPNKINSYFIHEKSDQAGEQQKYDTHNYETHSYDERNFEKKKTGNNCTNLCLELYQLEFFDPVSNDPVKIENSLPSSWL from the coding sequence atgaaaaaattcaaTAAGGAAATTAGACTAATTTACAGAACGTTGGAcgataaattttttgtcaTCAACAAGCCTGTAAACTGGACtttaacaagaaaaaaaaaaagcaaaaaagcGCAACTTCAGTCGGAAGTGCAGTCGGAAGTACAGTCGGAAGTACAGTCGGAAGTACAGTCGGAAGTACAATCGGAAGTACAGTCGGAAGTACATTCGGAAGTATACCCAAAAGCTCAGTTCCAACAAATAAAACCCACAAAACGAGACCAATTTTTAGGCAAAAATGGTTACATTAACATACATGTGCTTAAcgcattaaaaaatttaagtaaagctgaaaaaaatgcatttctGTTTACGAACAAtccattatatttatacaatgACATAAAATTCAACTTGAATGAAAACTTTCGCAGCAAGGGAGAACCTTACAACACATTActagaaaaatattacattgaCTCTGTGTTACAATATGGTATCAATtctgatatatattatttcccCTATAAGTTACCCATATATATGAGTGGATTAGTAATATGTTGTCgagattattatatttataaaaaatttattgaaatgattaatgaaaataaattaatacgGAAATATAGATGTTTAATAAATGATCCATTcgtttttgttaaaaataaacaaatatctttttttccaGAAGTTATACACAATTGTGCAGGTAATAGAAGCCTACACAAGGGTGAATATGCTCAGAATACGGTTGATGatgtaaaaagaaataaagaagaaaacgTAAATCGAAAAAAGGAATTGTTATTAGACATCAGTTCGTTGGAAGCACAAAAAGAGGCAAGTGgaattttccctttttataacttttttgaTGATAATACATATTCCACATGTTATTATGATCATTTAATTGATCATAAAAttgagaaattaaaaaataagatgaATCCTCAGATGATGCAACAaggaaagaaagaaaaatacaacTCCGGTCAAATGTTCAGACGGAGTAAACAATTTAGTAACAACCACAGCAATAATAACGATTGCCATTATATATCggcatttttaaaaaaaggccCCCCTATAAAAAGTCTTAACTGCTTTTTTACCTCCCTTCTCAAAAATGATAGTATCTCAAGTCCTGCTGGAGGAGTTAATAGCGATAATGGTAACTATGATAAAGATAGCTATGATAAAGATAGCTATGATAAAGATAGGAATGATAAAGATAGGTATGGTTATGGTGCATACGACAATAGTAACTACGATAACGGTAACTGTGTTAATAGGGGATATGATAAGATTAGGGGGATCTACTTAAGCAGCGTTCCAGGTGTACAGCTGCCCGAACGGGGAAAAATTCCTCATAATACGAAAGAGTGCAATGATAGTTGCCTCTCAGCtgatataagaaaaaataaatcgaACATTCTGAACAACATTAACGATTTAAATTTTCCTAATTTATACATGTCAAAGGACGGAAGAATAAATTTTCcattatctcttttttttaatgaaggcaatttttttacctttgATAAAGAAATGACAGAAGATTCTATACccatttcattaatttataagatggaaaattataaaacttatatagaaaagaggaaagatttattattaaaaaagggaGATGACTTAAGTTTATATCTTCAAAAATTTGCTGATATTTATTTGATtgattttgttcttttagaTAACCCTAGGCCCGATTTGATTAGGCACCTATTTAGCGAATTAAAAACACCAATAATAAACGATAACATATTTGATAGGACGACCTTTAAGAGAGATATAATTAACGAGCATATCTTAAGAGTGGAACGAATGGCAAAAGGAAAGGACAACTGTTCTTCTCTGTATACATCCTTATCTCCTCTTACCACTTCCTTGAGCATTTTTGACGACAGATATGCCGAATGCACTAATGAAAAGAGCACAAATAAATGGGCAATAAATGgagataataaatataaggaaCATATCCTAAGTACATGTGAATCCCCCATGGATGCTTTCACTATACCGAATGAAGATTTGTCATACTTGGTAAACAGCACAGCGAACAGCACAGCAAACAGCACAGCAAAACCGAACAAAATTAATAGCTATTTTATACATGAAAAAAGCGACCAGGCGGGTGAGCAACAAAAATACGATACACACAATTACGAAACGCACAGTTATGACGAACGCAATTTcgaaaagaagaaaactGGAAATAACTGTACGAACCTATGCTTAGAATTGTATCAGCTAGAATTTTTTGACCCAGTCAGTAACGATCCtgtaaaaattgaaaattctTTGCCCAGCTCATGGCTGTAA